CTTGGAAATCATGGTCGGCGAGCAAAGCACCTCGGTATCGCTGATGCGAATCGAGATGTTGCCGTCATTGGCGGCGGCGAATCCACGGTTGTAGATCCGCTGGCCGATTTCACAGATGTCTTGTTTGAGACGGAAGACGTTCATGGGATAACGAGTTTGGCGGTAGGTACGGGAGTGTGTTGTTGAATTTCTAATTCCTAAATCTGAATGACGAATCAAATCTGCATGTTCGAATGTCTAAATGTCGTGGCGCTGTAGATGAATGTTTCCATTCGTCATTTAGTCATTCGAATTTGATTCGACATTCAGATTTAGAACTTCGTCATTCCAACGTCAGTTGGTCGATGATGGCAGCGTTATAGGCGTCCAGCGGTTTTTCCTCGGGATAGAATGGCTGCGCCGCTTCGCCGCCTTCGCTGACGGCGATCCATTGGCCGCTGCCGGCGTTCAGTTCGTCGTAGATCACAATGGCTTCATTCTCCGACGGTTCGCGCGAGCGCAGGTCGCCGAGCGTCAATGGCGTCGCCAAACGGAATCGTCCGCCGTGCAAACTCGGATGCACGCGGCTGAGGGTGACGTTGCCGATGACTTGGGCGATACGCATGATTCTGAGTTATTTGGTTCTGTTGGCGAAATCTTGGGCGAGTTGAGCGAGTTGCAGCCAGTTAACCTGCTGGGGCGACGTGATCAGGAAGTTGACTGGGATCGCTTGCTGGGCGGATTGTAGTTCGCCGCGGTGGTTGGCCGGCGCTGCCCAGACGCCGGGTGTCCGGTTGGCGAGGCAGACGGCCTGGTGCGTCGATTCGGTCAACAACCAAGCGCGACGGCCGCCCTTGGCAACTTCGTCCGCCAGTTCCCCGACCACGGTCTTCAATCCGGTTCGGGCGATCTGCTCGATGCCTACTCCCCGGCGTGCGATATAATCGATCAACATCGCCGGTTCGAACTTGGTCTCCGCCACGCCGAGCAACAGCGTCGTACCTGTAGCGGCCGGCTTGATTGGTTGCGTCGTTGTGCGGCGAATTGCGATGCGCCGCTCGCGCAGAAAGTCGATTGCGGCCGGCGTGATGATCGTGCGCGGCGAGACGACCACCGCTTGTACGCCATTTAGCCGGCGTTCGATGTCTCTGAGCGAGACGACCGGCTGTTCCAGCCAAAGCTCCATCGTGGACCGTGGCGCAGCCGCGGATGGCAGCGCAGCAGCCGGCGCCAGTTGCGCGAGCACTTCGCGCACCAGGCGTTCGATCTGTTCGGCTGTCACTTCGGCCACGGTTCATGGTCCCTACTACCAAGCCTAGAACTTCAAGTATTAGCCGGTCGAATCACAAGTCGCAGTTTGTCTTCGTCAATCGTTTCTACCCCCAATGTGCTGCCGTCGTCGCTGACGAATTCAATGACGTATGCGGCAGGATTCCCCGGATGCACTATCAGTACCGTCCCGTGTGCGCCAATTGGAATGTCCGCTCCCGATAGTGATGAAGTCAGTTCAATGACGTCGTACTCCAGGAACTTGCACATCGTTGCTTGCTCAGTCCGCAATGCCCATCACGCTCCAACGCACCGGCGTGTTGTCGCTCTTCATCAATGCTCGCGTCCCCTTGCCGTCGCTGGTGAGGATCACTTTGTCACCGCCGCCGGCGCCCATGCTGTCAATCGCCAGCACCGGCTCGCCGTCCGACGATTTCCCGTCCGCCATCAGTAACTGCACGACCAGCAGCTTCCAGCCCGAAAGGGTTGGATGCTTGACCGTCGCGGTGGCAGTTCCGATGACACGGCCGAGTTGCATTTTTAGTTTGAAGTTTTCAGTGTTCAGTTTTCAGTGACGTATCTCTGCGCTGCTACTTCCCGACGATGCGCAGCTCGTCGATCATGGAGCAGCGGCGCTCTCTTGTGAACGTCAGTGGCGTGGTGACTCCTTCGCCGGTGGGCGTGGCGATGGAGAAAGACAAGTAGCCTTCGCCGCCGAGGCCGAGCGAAGCCATGCAGGGGCCGTTTTTGACGAACAGCGTGGTGTCCATCGCGCGGCCCATCTTGGTCATGTTCGAGACGTTTTTGCTGTGGATGATCGCCGTGTGGCGAAAGCCGTGTTCGTAGTACTTGGCCTTCGCAATCGCTTCGTCCACGTCGCGGACACGGACGAACGGCACGAACGGCATCATCTGTTCCACGGGCACAAACGGATTCGATTCGCTCGTTTCCCCGAACAGCAACTCCGTCGATTCGGACACCGATTTGCCGATCCCACGAGCCAGCACGGCTGCGTCCTGGCCGAGGAAATCCTTGTGCGGGACGTCGTGTTTGTGTTCGCCTTCGCCGGTGGTCGTGATCGCCACGCGGGTCAGGGCGTCGACTTCGTTCGAGTTCAATCG
This window of the Planctomycetia bacterium genome carries:
- a CDS encoding EutN/CcmL family microcompartment protein, with the translated sequence MRIAQVIGNVTLSRVHPSLHGGRFRLATPLTLGDLRSREPSENEAIVIYDELNAGSGQWIAVSEGGEAAQPFYPEEKPLDAYNAAIIDQLTLE
- a CDS encoding EutN/CcmL family microcompartment protein yields the protein MQLGRVIGTATATVKHPTLSGWKLLVVQLLMADGKSSDGEPVLAIDSMGAGGGDKVILTSDGKGTRALMKSDNTPVRWSVMGIAD